The following are from one region of the Capsicum annuum cultivar UCD-10X-F1 chromosome 1, UCD10Xv1.1, whole genome shotgun sequence genome:
- the LOC124898194 gene encoding uncharacterized protein LOC124898194, producing MPFGLKNVGATYMRAMTTMFYDIMHKEIEVYMDDVIIKSREQSDHVKNLRKFFEKLQSSFIAQLSTTYELILKLLTKNAKVEWTEECQEAFDRIKRYLSNSPILVPLEPGRPLILYMSVLDNSFGYVLGQHDVTGKKEQYIFEKPMPTGRHAKWQMLLTKFDIVYVTRTIIKGQALADHLAENLIDEEYEPLKTYFPNEEALYADDVISDDFHSGWKLFFDGAVNVKGAGIGAVLISESRQYYPVTTQL from the exons ATGCCTTTTGGACTAAAGAATGTTGGTGCAACTTACATGAGGGCAATGACCACAATGTTTTATGACATAATGCATAAAGAGATAGAAGTTTATATGGACGATGTGATCATTAAATCAAGAGAGCAGTCTGACCATGTTAAAAATctgagaaaattctttgaaaagCTTCAaag tagCTTCATTGCCCAACTCTCGACGACTTATGAGCTCATATTAAAGTTGTTGACgaagaatgctaaagttgaatggactgaagaatgtcaagaggcatttgacaGAATTAAGAGGTACTTGTCGAATTCGCCTATTTTGGTTCCTCTAGAGCCAGGTAGACCCTTGATATTGTATATGTCTGTGTTAGACAATTCTTTTGGCTATGtgttgggtcaacatgatgtcacaggcaaaaaagaACAG TATATTTTTGAGAagcctatgcccacaggcagacATGCGAAATGGCAGATGCTACTCACAAAGTTTGATATTGTTTATGTAACACGAACTATAATAAAAGGTCAAGCCTTAGcggatcatttggctgaaaatctAATCGATGAGGAATATGAGCCGCTAAAGACTTACTTTCCAAATGAAGAGGCCTTATATGCTGATGATGTTATTTCTGATGATTTCCACtcaggttggaagttgttctttgatggagccgTTAATGTAAAAGGAGCAGGGATAGGGGCAGTTCTTATTTCTGAGTCAAGACAATACTATCCTGTAACAACTCAACTTTGA